The Daucus carota subsp. sativus chromosome 2, DH1 v3.0, whole genome shotgun sequence genome includes a window with the following:
- the LOC135150434 gene encoding uncharacterized protein LOC135150434 translates to MIAEAENELFQKSKEDKKRKPDNRGGSSHQGRFQKKGKFQGGGNPNLKRIGSGGQGGRFLTGSQANQQRPSMPECQTCGKRHGGVCNKLNVVCFKCNQKGHYSRECQNQPAIKDQTNRGSTSKTPAIGYTCFKCGKPGHMAKDCKTPAPVSNALRIMGTVPEVNEPPRARVFDMSVEDAIQDADVVTGTLNVNSINAKVLIDSGATRSFISQAFVDKLNCPVELLNEVMNVELANQDRISINRVCPDCEIEILGNKFCADLIPFKLGGV, encoded by the coding sequence atgattgcggaggctgaaaatgagttgtttcagaagTCTAAAGAGGATAAGAAGAGGAAGCCAGACAATAGAGGAGGATCATCTCATCAAGGGAGGTTCCAAAAGAAAGGGAAGTTTCAAGGAGGAGGAAATCCTAATCTTAAGAGAATAGGCAGTGGTGGACAAGGAGGACGTTTTCTTACGGGAAGTCAGGCCAATCAGCAAAGGCCTTCAATGCCAGAATGTCAAACGtgtggcaagagacatggaggagtATGTAACAAACTGAATGTGGTATGTTTTAAATGCAACCAGAAAGGACACTACTCTAGAGAATGTCAGAACCAGCCAGCAATAAAGGATCAGACCAATAGAGGCTCAACAAGTAAGACTCCAGCCATAGGATATACATGTTTTAAATGTGGAAAGCCAGGACATATGGCTAAGGACTGCAAGACACCAGCCCCTGTTAGCAATGCACTTAGAATCATGGGAACTGTTCCAGAAGTGAATGAACCTCCTAGGGCAAGAGTCTTTGATATGTCAGTGGAAGATGCTATTCAGGATGCCGATGTGGTGACAGGTACGCTTAATGTAAACTCTATAAATGccaaggtgttaattgattctggagccactagatcatttatttctcaagcttttgttgataagttgaattgtccggttgaattgttgaatgaggttatgaatgtagAACTAGCTAATCAGGATCGTATCTCTATTAATCGAGTTTGCCCTGATTGTgaaattgagattttaggaaataagttttgtgccgacttgatacctttcaagttggggggagtttga